From the Scophthalmus maximus strain ysfricsl-2021 chromosome 11, ASM2237912v1, whole genome shotgun sequence genome, one window contains:
- the arhgef12a gene encoding rho guanine nucleotide exchange factor 12 isoform X6 produces MSDTQSSFTDRFPKKANRTSSILSKDHPPDKKPKSDKTSLPSNEFDPTGLVQRCVIIQKDENGFGLTVSGDNPVFVQLVKEDGAAMRAGVQTGDRIIKVNGTLVTHSNHIEVVKLIKSGSYVALTVLGRPPGLAQIPLSEAESEMLGVSISSPNSPATERPYSPQDRFSSTQPPWDDNSSVCNQRVDALQRMLLKEQQELQAMKEEYSRNPSPKLLKDIQEAKKHIPQLQGQLFKATGATQEAVPGGDADDGSMFESEHTLTSKGDNSTDMSWSSTPLSHRFGPGSPDSMCLRDTSGPSPKSTPRNSFNSCHSPEAEDTTDLDSLSPTTVSSSSSSRLVSQIIGAEDDYFDSDQEQTNGQCHSFNSIEQLKSRPAHLSAFLHHVISQFDPAPVLCYLYADLYKQTNSKETRRVFMDLHTFFIDRGANLKVAVPESISSDLDRRRTELIPEEINRQHVQTLQDSLLPDIQKNLEDFRQKRSMGLTVAEAELIRVDQERVRDRVTLERERSCAENIITKIEDILLTTQTTEEEKCTTMQYVIYTYMKHLGVRVKEPRSLESKRVRINFLPKIKKSIKTEKEGEEKVKKPRFPSILGPQRRPSRVEAGPVGKALDSRPRPQKQLSQPSLGATEHMEPGRLRGSQSSEGSELTHSMSVNTSSPNSTTYSSDTSRDADIGGTPTSGPHRLSDGLQSDPLDGLPYPASHFDLYSLDQLQEDDRESERAHEGTPKAIRRLEGLGAADVQSEDDQGTDSEHDPPNWQQLVGQEVLAGLRPHEIKRQEVINELFYTERAHVRMLRVLDHVFYQKLSKEGILPPADIKNIFTNLEEILQLHVSILEQMAAVRKRNESSVIDQIGDDLLSWFSGGEEEKIKQAVGTFCSNQPFALEIIKTKQKKDSRFTSFIQEAESNRLCRRLQLKDIIPVEMQRLTKYPLLLENISKYTDNTVEKDKVKQAADCCRKILNHVNQAVKESEDKQRLEDYQRRLDLSSLKQTDNPMILELKNLDLTKRTMVHEGPLSWKVNKDKTIELYTLLLEDILVLLQKQDERLILKCHCKNLAGTADTKHIFSPIIKLNTVLVRSVATDNKSFFVLSMSDNGAQIYELMAPTVSDQRTWQRLIVQRADAMKVKPHSIIPLPQSDGERDDVEIIPAGVSRLSRDADRTSTGSTQSTDKESSPAPRGATQSSLPGNNPFERSKAEEEEVEEGFVDPELPYQVGEDGREGDSFNVFPSRADEALKTLAALKQVLVTQLMSQEAAEQTKRSTGARLLRTTSLRTPIDSRARVMVHNGSEKGSTQTEDLAQDLGSGDTGFFDSPDDYAGYLVLEGYGGPGESSTDDDILASTTGKQLSTSQGCATDSGINLRFSSTSQAGSLSSFSRQVLSHLRNLQSNLNYLKEVEAKYNNLIRQRPERSAADTDGNKDKR; encoded by the exons CACTTGTTACACACTCAAACCACATTGAAGTGGTGAAGCTAATCAAAT CGGGCTCATATGTGGCCCTCACGGTGTTGGGGCGCCCTCCAGGGCTCGCCCAGATCCCTTTGTCTGAAGCAGAATCTGAAATGCTGGGCGTTAGCATTTCCTCTCCAAACTCTCCAGCAACCGAACGTCCCTACAGTCCTCAGGACCGCTTCTCTTCTACACAACCACCATGG gaTGATAATAGCAGTGTCTGCAACCAGAGGGTTGATGCCTTGCAAAGGATGCTCTTGaaagagcagcaggagctgcag GCCATGAAGGAGGAGTACAGCAGGAACCCCTCCCCCAAACTACTGAAAGACATCCAGGAAGctaaaaaacacattcctcaGCTGCAGGGTCAGCTCTTCAAGGCCACTGGGGCAACACAG GAGGCTGTTCCAGGCGGTGATGCAGATGATGGTAGCATGTTTGAGTCAGAGCACACTCTCACCTCTAAGGGAGACAACAGTACAGACATGTCCTGGAGCAGCACTCCT TTATCTCACAGATTTGGGCCTGGATCTCCAGACAGTATGTGTCTCAGAGACACATCAGGCCCCAGCCCAAAGAGCACGCCCAGGAACAGCTTCAACTCCTGCCACTCCCCAGAGGCAGAGGACACCACTGACCTG GACTCTCTGTCCCCCACCACAGTCAGcagttcctcttcttctcgCCTCGTCTCACAAATCATTGGAGCTGAGGACGACTACTTTGATTCAGACCAGGAACAG ACAAACGGCCAGTGTCACAGCTTTAACAGCATCGAGCAGCTCAAGTCTCGCCCCGCCCACCTCTCAGCCTTCCTTCACCACGTCATCTCTCAGTTTGACCCCGCTCCTGTG CTGTGCTACCTCTATGCTGACCTCTACAAGCAGACCAACTCCAAAGAGACCAGACGGGTGTTCATGGACCTCCACACCTTCTTCATTGACCGGGGAGCA AATTTGAAAGTTGCTGTTCCTGAATCCATCTCTTCCGATCTTG accGACGGCGAACAGAGCTGATCCCAGAGGAAATAAACCGACAACATGTTCAAACACTGCAGGACTCTCTGCTTCCTGACATCCAGAAGAACCTAGAGGATTTCAG GCAGAAGCGCAGTATGGGTCTTACTGTGGCCGAAGCAGAATTGATTAGAGTGGACCAAGAGCGAGTCAGAGACCGGGTCACTCTGGAACGAGAGCGCTCGTGCGCTGAAAACATCATCACCAAGATCGAGGATATCCT ATTAACTACTCagaccacagaggaagagaaatg CACTACAATGCAGTATGTCATCTATACATACATGAAGCACCTTGGTGTGAGGGTCAAGGAACCTCGCAGTCTGGAGTCCAAACGGGTCCGGATCAACTTTCTCCCCAAGATCAAG aaaagcataaagacagaaaaggaaggagaggagaaggtgaaaAAGCCCAGGTTTCCCAGTATCCTTGGACCTCAGCGTCGGCCCAGCCGCGTTGAAGCAGGACCAG TGGGTAAAGCCTTGGATAGTCGCCCCCGACCTCAGAAACAATTGTCTCAGCCTTCATTGGGTGCAACTGAGCACATGGAACCTGGCCGTTTAAGAGGCAGCCAATCAAGCGAGGGCTCTGAACTCACACACTCCATGTCCGTCAACACCTCATCACCAAACAGCACCACCTACAGCTCCGACACAAGCCGAGACGCTGATATAG GTGGAACTCCGACCTCAGGCCCCCACAGGCTGAGTGACGGCCTTCAGTCCGACCCTCTGGATGGGCTGCCATACCCCGCCTCGCACTTTGACCTCTACAGCCTGGACCAACTGCAAGAGGAcgacagagaaagtgaaag AGCCCATGAGGGAACACCAAAGGCAATAAGAAG GCTTGAGGGACTGGGTGCAGCTGATGTACAGAGTGAGGACGACCAGGGAACAGACTCTGAGCATGACCCCCCAAACTGGCAACAGCTGGTGGGACAAGAAGTCCTCGCAGGTCTCCGGCCTCATGAGATCAAGAGACAGGAAGTTATCAATG AGCTGTTCTACACGGAGCGTGCACACGTGCGGATGCTGAGAGTTTTGGACCACGTCTTCTACCAGAAGCTTTCCAAAGAGGGCATCCTCCCTCCTGCTGACATCAAGAACATCTTCACCAACTTGGAGGAGATTCTGCAGCTGCATg TTTCAATACTGGAGCAAATGGCAGCCGTTCGGAAGAGAAATGAGTCCTCAGTAATTGATCAGATAGGAGACGACTTGCTCTCTTGG TTCAgcggtggggaggaggagaagatcaaGCAGGCGGTGGGGACGTTCTGCAGTAACCAGCCGTTTGCTCTGGAGATCATCAAGACCAAGCAGAAGAAAGACTCCAGGTTCACTTCGTTCATCCAG gaggcagagagcaaCCGACTGTGCCGCAGACTGCAGCTCAAAGACATCATTCCTGTGGAGATGCAGCGGCTGACTAAGTACCCTCTTCTACTGGAAAACATCTCCAAGTACACAG ACAACACGGTGGAGAAGGACAAAGTGAAGCAGGCGGCAGACTGTTGTAGGAAGATTCTCAATCACGTCAACCAGGCTGTGAAGGAATCTGAGGACAAGCAG AGGCTGGAGGACTATCAGAGAAGACTGGACCTCTCCTCTCTAAAGCAGACGGACAACCCCATGATCCTGGAGCTAAAG AACCTGGATCTAACCAAGAGAACGATGGTGCACGAGGGGCCGCTGTCATGGAAAGTGAACAAGGACAAGACAATTG AACTGTACACTCTCCTCCTGGAGGACATCCTGGTTCTTCTCCAGAAACAGGACGAGCGTTTGATCCTCAAGTGTCACTGCAAAAACCTGGCAGGCACCGCCGATACCAAACACATATTCAGCCCCATCATCAAACTCAACACTGTGCTGGTGCGCTCCGTGGCCACAG ACAACAAGTCCTTTTTCGTGCTTTCCATGTCAGACAACGGCGCCCAGATCTACGAGCTGATGGCGCCCACAGTCTCAGATCAGAGAAC GTGGCAGCGTCTGATCGTTCAGAGAGCCGATGCCATGAAAGTCAAACCTCACAGCATCATACCGTTACCTCAGAGCGA TGGGGAGAGAGACGACGTGGAGATCATCCCCGCGGGTGTTTCAAGGCTGAGTAGAGATGCAGACCGCACGTCCACCGGCAGCACCCAGTCCACCG ATAAAGAGAGCAGTCCAGCCCCTAGAGGCGCGACACAGAGCTCTCTACCTGGTAATAATCCGTTTGAGAGGTcgaaggcagaggaagaggaggtggaggaagggtTCGTGGACCCAGAGCTTCCTTACCAAGTGGGCGAAGATGGCAGAGAAGGAGACTCGTTTAACGTGTTTCCCTCCAGAGCAGACGAAGCACTGAAAACAT TGGCGGCGTTAAAGCAGGTGTTGGTGACGCAGCTGATGTCCCAGGAGGCCGCAGAGCAAACCAAACGCTCCACGGGGGCTCGTCTCCTCAGGACTACCTCTCTGCGGACCCCCATCGACAGCCGCGCTCGCGTGATGGTCCACAACGGCTCGGAGAAGGgcagcacacagacagaggacCTAGCTCAGGACCTGGGCTCCGGGGACACGGGCTTCTTCGACTCCCCCGACGACTATG CAGGATACCTGGTCCTGGAGGGTTACGGTGGCCCAGGGGAGAGCAGCACGGATGACGACATCTTGGCATCAACCACAGGGAAGCAGCTGAGCACCTCACAAGGCTGCGCCACGGACTCCGGCATCAACTTGAGGTTTTCTTCGACGTCACAGGCCGGCAGCCTCTCCTCGTTCAGCAGACAAGTCCTGTCTCACCTCAGAAACCTCCAGTCCAACCTAAACTATCTGAAG gagGTTGAGGCCAAGTATAATAATCTAATACGCCAAAGGCCAGAGAGGTCAGCAGCAGACACGGATGGAAACAAAG ATAAGAGATAG
- the arhgef12a gene encoding rho guanine nucleotide exchange factor 12 isoform X1: MSDTQSSFTDRFPKKANRTSSILSKDHPPDKKPKSDKTSLPSNEFDPTEALVVQKSGSSSVLAEGKPESCGLVQRCVIIQKDENGFGLTVSGDNPVFVQLVKEDGAAMRAGVQTGDRIIKVNGTLVTHSNHIEVVKLIKSGSYVALTVLGRPPGLAQIPLSEAESEMLGVSISSPNSPATERPYSPQDRFSSTQPPWQDDNSSVCNQRVDALQRMLLKEQQELQAMKEEYSRNPSPKLLKDIQEAKKHIPQLQGQLFKATGATQEAVPGGDADDGSMFESEHTLTSKGDNSTDMSWSSTPLSHRFGPGSPDSMCLRDTSGPSPKSTPRNSFNSCHSPEAEDTTDLDSLSPTTVSSSSSSRLVSQIIGAEDDYFDSDQEQTNGQCHSFNSIEQLKSRPAHLSAFLHHVISQFDPAPVLCYLYADLYKQTNSKETRRVFMDLHTFFIDRGANLKVAVPESISSDLDRRRTELIPEEINRQHVQTLQDSLLPDIQKNLEDFRQKRSMGLTVAEAELIRVDQERVRDRVTLERERSCAENIITKIEDILLTTQTTEEEKCTTMQYVIYTYMKHLGVRVKEPRSLESKRVRINFLPKIKKSIKTEKEGEEKVKKPRFPSILGPQRRPSRVEAGPVGKALDSRPRPQKQLSQPSLGATEHMEPGRLRGSQSSEGSELTHSMSVNTSSPNSTTYSSDTSRDADIGGTPTSGPHRLSDGLQSDPLDGLPYPASHFDLYSLDQLQEDDRESERAHEGTPKAIRRLEGLGAADVQSEDDQGTDSEHDPPNWQQLVGQEVLAGLRPHEIKRQEVINELFYTERAHVRMLRVLDHVFYQKLSKEGILPPADIKNIFTNLEEILQLHVSILEQMAAVRKRNESSVIDQIGDDLLSWFSGGEEEKIKQAVGTFCSNQPFALEIIKTKQKKDSRFTSFIQEAESNRLCRRLQLKDIIPVEMQRLTKYPLLLENISKYTDNTVEKDKVKQAADCCRKILNHVNQAVKESEDKQRLEDYQRRLDLSSLKQTDNPMILELKNLDLTKRTMVHEGPLSWKVNKDKTIELYTLLLEDILVLLQKQDERLILKCHCKNLAGTADTKHIFSPIIKLNTVLVRSVATDNKSFFVLSMSDNGAQIYELMAPTVSDQRTWQRLIVQRADAMKVKPHSIIPLPQSDGERDDVEIIPAGVSRLSRDADRTSTGSTQSTDKESSPAPRGATQSSLPGNNPFERSKAEEEEVEEGFVDPELPYQVGEDGREGDSFNVFPSRADEALKTLAALKQVLVTQLMSQEAAEQTKRSTGARLLRTTSLRTPIDSRARVMVHNGSEKGSTQTEDLAQDLGSGDTGFFDSPDDYAGYLVLEGYGGPGESSTDDDILASTTGKQLSTSQGCATDSGINLRFSSTSQAGSLSSFSRQVLSHLRNLQSNLNYLKEVEAKYNNLIRQRPERSAADTDGNKDKR, translated from the exons CACTTGTTACACACTCAAACCACATTGAAGTGGTGAAGCTAATCAAAT CGGGCTCATATGTGGCCCTCACGGTGTTGGGGCGCCCTCCAGGGCTCGCCCAGATCCCTTTGTCTGAAGCAGAATCTGAAATGCTGGGCGTTAGCATTTCCTCTCCAAACTCTCCAGCAACCGAACGTCCCTACAGTCCTCAGGACCGCTTCTCTTCTACACAACCACCATGG caggaTGATAATAGCAGTGTCTGCAACCAGAGGGTTGATGCCTTGCAAAGGATGCTCTTGaaagagcagcaggagctgcag GCCATGAAGGAGGAGTACAGCAGGAACCCCTCCCCCAAACTACTGAAAGACATCCAGGAAGctaaaaaacacattcctcaGCTGCAGGGTCAGCTCTTCAAGGCCACTGGGGCAACACAG GAGGCTGTTCCAGGCGGTGATGCAGATGATGGTAGCATGTTTGAGTCAGAGCACACTCTCACCTCTAAGGGAGACAACAGTACAGACATGTCCTGGAGCAGCACTCCT TTATCTCACAGATTTGGGCCTGGATCTCCAGACAGTATGTGTCTCAGAGACACATCAGGCCCCAGCCCAAAGAGCACGCCCAGGAACAGCTTCAACTCCTGCCACTCCCCAGAGGCAGAGGACACCACTGACCTG GACTCTCTGTCCCCCACCACAGTCAGcagttcctcttcttctcgCCTCGTCTCACAAATCATTGGAGCTGAGGACGACTACTTTGATTCAGACCAGGAACAG ACAAACGGCCAGTGTCACAGCTTTAACAGCATCGAGCAGCTCAAGTCTCGCCCCGCCCACCTCTCAGCCTTCCTTCACCACGTCATCTCTCAGTTTGACCCCGCTCCTGTG CTGTGCTACCTCTATGCTGACCTCTACAAGCAGACCAACTCCAAAGAGACCAGACGGGTGTTCATGGACCTCCACACCTTCTTCATTGACCGGGGAGCA AATTTGAAAGTTGCTGTTCCTGAATCCATCTCTTCCGATCTTG accGACGGCGAACAGAGCTGATCCCAGAGGAAATAAACCGACAACATGTTCAAACACTGCAGGACTCTCTGCTTCCTGACATCCAGAAGAACCTAGAGGATTTCAG GCAGAAGCGCAGTATGGGTCTTACTGTGGCCGAAGCAGAATTGATTAGAGTGGACCAAGAGCGAGTCAGAGACCGGGTCACTCTGGAACGAGAGCGCTCGTGCGCTGAAAACATCATCACCAAGATCGAGGATATCCT ATTAACTACTCagaccacagaggaagagaaatg CACTACAATGCAGTATGTCATCTATACATACATGAAGCACCTTGGTGTGAGGGTCAAGGAACCTCGCAGTCTGGAGTCCAAACGGGTCCGGATCAACTTTCTCCCCAAGATCAAG aaaagcataaagacagaaaaggaaggagaggagaaggtgaaaAAGCCCAGGTTTCCCAGTATCCTTGGACCTCAGCGTCGGCCCAGCCGCGTTGAAGCAGGACCAG TGGGTAAAGCCTTGGATAGTCGCCCCCGACCTCAGAAACAATTGTCTCAGCCTTCATTGGGTGCAACTGAGCACATGGAACCTGGCCGTTTAAGAGGCAGCCAATCAAGCGAGGGCTCTGAACTCACACACTCCATGTCCGTCAACACCTCATCACCAAACAGCACCACCTACAGCTCCGACACAAGCCGAGACGCTGATATAG GTGGAACTCCGACCTCAGGCCCCCACAGGCTGAGTGACGGCCTTCAGTCCGACCCTCTGGATGGGCTGCCATACCCCGCCTCGCACTTTGACCTCTACAGCCTGGACCAACTGCAAGAGGAcgacagagaaagtgaaag AGCCCATGAGGGAACACCAAAGGCAATAAGAAG GCTTGAGGGACTGGGTGCAGCTGATGTACAGAGTGAGGACGACCAGGGAACAGACTCTGAGCATGACCCCCCAAACTGGCAACAGCTGGTGGGACAAGAAGTCCTCGCAGGTCTCCGGCCTCATGAGATCAAGAGACAGGAAGTTATCAATG AGCTGTTCTACACGGAGCGTGCACACGTGCGGATGCTGAGAGTTTTGGACCACGTCTTCTACCAGAAGCTTTCCAAAGAGGGCATCCTCCCTCCTGCTGACATCAAGAACATCTTCACCAACTTGGAGGAGATTCTGCAGCTGCATg TTTCAATACTGGAGCAAATGGCAGCCGTTCGGAAGAGAAATGAGTCCTCAGTAATTGATCAGATAGGAGACGACTTGCTCTCTTGG TTCAgcggtggggaggaggagaagatcaaGCAGGCGGTGGGGACGTTCTGCAGTAACCAGCCGTTTGCTCTGGAGATCATCAAGACCAAGCAGAAGAAAGACTCCAGGTTCACTTCGTTCATCCAG gaggcagagagcaaCCGACTGTGCCGCAGACTGCAGCTCAAAGACATCATTCCTGTGGAGATGCAGCGGCTGACTAAGTACCCTCTTCTACTGGAAAACATCTCCAAGTACACAG ACAACACGGTGGAGAAGGACAAAGTGAAGCAGGCGGCAGACTGTTGTAGGAAGATTCTCAATCACGTCAACCAGGCTGTGAAGGAATCTGAGGACAAGCAG AGGCTGGAGGACTATCAGAGAAGACTGGACCTCTCCTCTCTAAAGCAGACGGACAACCCCATGATCCTGGAGCTAAAG AACCTGGATCTAACCAAGAGAACGATGGTGCACGAGGGGCCGCTGTCATGGAAAGTGAACAAGGACAAGACAATTG AACTGTACACTCTCCTCCTGGAGGACATCCTGGTTCTTCTCCAGAAACAGGACGAGCGTTTGATCCTCAAGTGTCACTGCAAAAACCTGGCAGGCACCGCCGATACCAAACACATATTCAGCCCCATCATCAAACTCAACACTGTGCTGGTGCGCTCCGTGGCCACAG ACAACAAGTCCTTTTTCGTGCTTTCCATGTCAGACAACGGCGCCCAGATCTACGAGCTGATGGCGCCCACAGTCTCAGATCAGAGAAC GTGGCAGCGTCTGATCGTTCAGAGAGCCGATGCCATGAAAGTCAAACCTCACAGCATCATACCGTTACCTCAGAGCGA TGGGGAGAGAGACGACGTGGAGATCATCCCCGCGGGTGTTTCAAGGCTGAGTAGAGATGCAGACCGCACGTCCACCGGCAGCACCCAGTCCACCG ATAAAGAGAGCAGTCCAGCCCCTAGAGGCGCGACACAGAGCTCTCTACCTGGTAATAATCCGTTTGAGAGGTcgaaggcagaggaagaggaggtggaggaagggtTCGTGGACCCAGAGCTTCCTTACCAAGTGGGCGAAGATGGCAGAGAAGGAGACTCGTTTAACGTGTTTCCCTCCAGAGCAGACGAAGCACTGAAAACAT TGGCGGCGTTAAAGCAGGTGTTGGTGACGCAGCTGATGTCCCAGGAGGCCGCAGAGCAAACCAAACGCTCCACGGGGGCTCGTCTCCTCAGGACTACCTCTCTGCGGACCCCCATCGACAGCCGCGCTCGCGTGATGGTCCACAACGGCTCGGAGAAGGgcagcacacagacagaggacCTAGCTCAGGACCTGGGCTCCGGGGACACGGGCTTCTTCGACTCCCCCGACGACTATG CAGGATACCTGGTCCTGGAGGGTTACGGTGGCCCAGGGGAGAGCAGCACGGATGACGACATCTTGGCATCAACCACAGGGAAGCAGCTGAGCACCTCACAAGGCTGCGCCACGGACTCCGGCATCAACTTGAGGTTTTCTTCGACGTCACAGGCCGGCAGCCTCTCCTCGTTCAGCAGACAAGTCCTGTCTCACCTCAGAAACCTCCAGTCCAACCTAAACTATCTGAAG gagGTTGAGGCCAAGTATAATAATCTAATACGCCAAAGGCCAGAGAGGTCAGCAGCAGACACGGATGGAAACAAAG ATAAGAGATAG